Below is a genomic region from Streptomyces roseoviridis.
ACTCGTCCCGGCCCACGTAGCGCTCCTTGCCCGGGCAGTACAGCTCGAAGAGCCGACGGTCCCACACCTCGTAGTTGGGGTGGTAGATCTGGATGCCGTAGTCCTTGAAGCGCTGGACGTCGGCCTTGGGCAGGGCCTGGGCGACGACCTTGCCGATCCAGCGGCCGGGGAAGCGCTCCTCGATGGCCTGGGCGTACTGGCCGTAGAAGTCGGCCTCGTCCTTGCCGGCGACACGGGAGGTGACGGCGCCTCCGGTGAGGGTGTACGCGGTCGAGGCGCCGGCGGTGTCGTACTTGTCGATGATCTCCAGCGCCTCCAGCACCTCCTCCACCGGCTTCACGCCGGTGTAGGGGCGTCCGGCGGCCTTGTGCTGGCGCCAGTTGTGGTTGATGTCGCAGTACTGGCACTCCTCCTTGGCGCCGAAGTACTGGCAGACGCGGAAGACGGTCAGATAGACGAGGTAGCCCCACTGGATCGTGGGGGCGACCTCCATCACCGACTTTCCGTTGGAGAGGGTGTGCCGGTAGTACTCCGGCATCGGCGGCAGGCCGACGTCGGCGATGCGGCGCCCGTCGAGGTAGAGCCCGAGCAGGCCGTCGTCGCCCGCCGCGACCCGGTACGGCGAGCCGGGGTTCACGCGGACGGACACCACGGTGCGGCGCAGCTCGTAGGGGCCGCCGGTGAGGACGATCTCCTCCGGCGGCCGGCGGAGGGCGGCCTGGCCGAGCTCCGGCAGGGTGCGGTGGTCGAAGGAGAAGATGAAGTACGACTTCGGCTTGACCTCGCCGGAGGCCTCGTCGCCGGACTCGGTGAGCGCCGAGTCGTCGAACGCGATGCCGCCCCGCAGGAGGTCCTCCTTGATCACCGCCTCCTTCGGGACGTGGGGGAAGCGGTGCATGAGGTCTTCGACCTCGTCGGTGCGGCGGATCATGCGCGAGTACATCTCCTCGGTCGTGCGGTCGCGTGCGCGGGGCCACCGACCACCCTAGGACGGTGCCGCCGGGACCGGCATCCGACCCCGGTCGCGGCCGGGCTCCGCCGACGGGCGGAGCGGGCGCGTCGCGGGAACCGGAGCCGAGCCGGTCCCGGCCGGGGCGGTCCCTAGAAGTTGCCGTAGTTGACCTGCCAGGTCGGCAGGCCCATCCGGCGCCAGACGGCGACGACCCGGTCCCGGTCGTCGAGGGAGACGCGGACCGCGTAGCGGTGGCGGACGTGCGCGTCGAAGAGCTCGGCCTTGACGAGGTCGTCGGAGCGGCCGTCGCCGGAGGGCCGCATCCACAGCTCGTCGTACGGGACCGCGTACCGCTCCAGCCACGCCTCCGTCATCTCCCGGTGGTCCTCGCTGCGGCCGGAGAGCAGCACGATCCGGTCCCGGTGGGAGCCGCGGAAGGCGCGCAGGGCGTCGCGGACGGGGACGTTGAGGACGTCGAGGTCGCACCGGCTGAAGTCGTACGGCCCGCGGTCGCCGCGCAGGGCGAGGGTGCCGTCGATGTCGCAGAGGACGGCGGAGGGAAGCGCGGTGTCGGGCACGTAGGGGGTGGCGGCGGGTCGGTCGTTGAGCCAGTCGTCGGTGAGCCGCCAGCCGCCCCGGGTGGCCTTGGCGTGCTTGTCGGCGAGGATGCGGATGATCTCCTCGCCGACGGGCCGCGCGCGGGCGGCGTCGCGGCGGACGCACTCGTCGACGGGCACGCCGGTGAAGTCGTGCACGACGAAGGTGGCCTCGCGGCCGGCGAGGGCGGCCTTGAGCCGCCGCGGGATGTGCGGGGTGAGGTGGGTGTTGTCGACGACGACGTCGAAGCCGTCGTCGACGGCGGCGCGGACGGCGACGTCCTGGATGCCGAGGACGGTCTGCTCGTGGGCGTGCGAGCGGTCGCCGCCGGGCAGGTCGAGCATGGTGCGCAGGTCGTCGAGGTTGACGCGGCGCATCCGGCCCTCGGACCGCTCCTGGAGGGCGCGCGCTGCGGTCGTCTTGCCGGAGGCCGGCAGTCCGGTCATGACGTGGACCAGGGGCACGGTCAGTTCTCCTCGTCGGTGGTGAAGGGGTCGGCGGCCTCGGGGCGCAGCGCGCGCCAGACGAGGAGGTCGGTGGGGCGCCCGTCGAGGCGCAGGAAGAGGGCGGAGCGCAGCCGGGCGTCCGGCAGCTCCTTGACGGCCCGCGCGAACGCGCCGCGGTCGGAGGCGAGGGGCGCGAGCGAGGTCCAGGCGTCGTCGATGGCGCGGGTACGGGCGGCGAAGTCGTCCTCGAGGCGGGCGATCACGGACCGCACCCAGGCGTCGAACTCGTCGGGCACCTGCTCCAGGAGGGCGTCGAGGGG
It encodes:
- a CDS encoding radical SAM protein, with translation MIRRTDEVEDLMHRFPHVPKEAVIKEDLLRGGIAFDDSALTESGDEASGEVKPKSYFIFSFDHRTLPELGQAALRRPPEEIVLTGGPYELRRTVVSVRVNPGSPYRVAAGDDGLLGLYLDGRRIADVGLPPMPEYYRHTLSNGKSVMEVAPTIQWGYLVYLTVFRVCQYFGAKEECQYCDINHNWRQHKAAGRPYTGVKPVEEVLEALEIIDKYDTAGASTAYTLTGGAVTSRVAGKDEADFYGQYAQAIEERFPGRWIGKVVAQALPKADVQRFKDYGIQIYHPNYEVWDRRLFELYCPGKERYVGRDEWHRRILDSAEVFGPRNVIPNFVAGVEMAEPFGFTTVDEAIASTTEGLEYFMSRGITPRFTTWCPEPTTPLGKANPAGAPLEYHIRLLDAYRATMESHGLSSPPGYGPAGPGRAVFSVSSFMDSLPGED
- a CDS encoding AAA family ATPase, giving the protein MPLVHVMTGLPASGKTTAARALQERSEGRMRRVNLDDLRTMLDLPGGDRSHAHEQTVLGIQDVAVRAAVDDGFDVVVDNTHLTPHIPRRLKAALAGREATFVVHDFTGVPVDECVRRDAARARPVGEEIIRILADKHAKATRGGWRLTDDWLNDRPAATPYVPDTALPSAVLCDIDGTLALRGDRGPYDFSRCDLDVLNVPVRDALRAFRGSHRDRIVLLSGRSEDHREMTEAWLERYAVPYDELWMRPSGDGRSDDLVKAELFDAHVRHRYAVRVSLDDRDRVVAVWRRMGLPTWQVNYGNF